The Arthrobacter sp. D5-1 genome segment TGTTCTTCCATCCTAGCCCGCTGCGCTGTCCCACGTCAGGGCACGGTAAAGACGTTGATCCGGAATTTCGCGGTGGTGGACACAGAACCAGTGGGCTCACCCATCTGTCCCTGATCCCGGAGATGGTGGCCGGCAGGACCCATGTAGGCGAGGTCGCCCAGCTGCGGTCCGGTCAGCTCCAAGGGCACATCCAGTCCGTACACCGCAGCGGGGCTGAAATACTCCTTCATGGTGTCAGCCAGACGTTCCTCCTTGCCCTCTTCGATGCCCAGCATTCCTGTCCTGGCAGCAACCTCGGCGAGATGGCCCGGCCGGGGTGTCACCACGATCAGTTTCCCGCCTGGGCGGGTGACCCTCGCGAACTCGGCTGGGTTGCGCGGGGCAAAGACCACCATGACCACGTCCACCGAATTGTCAGCCACCGGTAATGGACGCCAAATGTCCCACACGAGGTTTGCCGCCTGGGGGTTGAGCCGGGCCGCCCTGCGGAGCGCGAACTTGGAGATGTCCAGGCCGATCGCAGCAGCCCCGGATTCTTCGACAACCGCGTGGAGGTAGTGACCTGTGCCGGTGCCTGCATCCAGAACCACCGCACCGGGAAGGCGGAGCGCGCCGGCCGCTTCTTCGGCGACGGCGGCGGCTAAAGCAGCGTAGTGGCCTGCGTCCAGGAACCGGTGACGTGCTGCCACCATGGCTGCAGTGTCGGATTCAAAGACTGTTCCCTTGCCTGTCAACAGATTGAAGTACCCCTGTTTGGCGGAGTCGAAAAGGTGCCCGGACGCGCAAGCCAACGTCCTCTGCGGATCTTCCTTCAGCTGGAGCGCTCCTTGGCACAGCGGACAACGGAGGGCAGCGACGGCTTCGGACAACATGGCTTCAATCCTACGGCTGGAC includes the following:
- a CDS encoding putative RNA methyltransferase, with product MLSEAVAALRCPLCQGALQLKEDPQRTLACASGHLFDSAKQGYFNLLTGKGTVFESDTAAMVAARHRFLDAGHYAALAAAVAEEAAGALRLPGAVVLDAGTGTGHYLHAVVEESGAAAIGLDISKFALRRAARLNPQAANLVWDIWRPLPVADNSVDVVMVVFAPRNPAEFARVTRPGGKLIVVTPRPGHLAEVAARTGMLGIEEGKEERLADTMKEYFSPAAVYGLDVPLELTGPQLGDLAYMGPAGHHLRDQGQMGEPTGSVSTTAKFRINVFTVP